GCAGGTTCACTATGCAGCCTCAGGCCTTGTCCGACGGTTTTGGAGAAAAGGACCCTGAGATGCTTCCGCGCAGCATCAGAAGCCGACTTGGGCTTCACCTTGTGATGACCTAAAGCAATGGCAACAGTTCCGACTTTTGAAAATaaccagcacctggcacagagtgtGGCACACCAGAGGCACTCAGGACATACGTGCTGTGTGTCGTGGGATTCTGGACATGAATCCAGCTTCTACTACTGAGTGGCCACTGGACTTtcggcaatttttaaaaaaattttattatttatttaacagacagacagatcacaagcaggcagagaggccgagagagaggaaaggaagcaggctccccgctgagctgagcaCCTGAcgccgggctggatcccaagaccctgggatcatgacctgggccgaaggcggaggctttaacccactgagccacccaggtgcccttgggcaattttttttttttttaaagattctatttatttatttattttaaaatatttatttatttatttatttatttatttgacagatcacaagtaggcagagacagaggcaggtagagagagagaaagaggaggaatcaggctccccgcttagcagagggCCGGATGTGGGgcctgatgccaggaccctgagatcacaacctgaatggaaggcaaaggcttaaccctgTGAGGCAAGCAGGCGCCCCTACTTTGGGCAATTTAATGACCTTTCAGAGTCTTAAGTTCCTCGTCCTTAAAATGGGTGAaatggggggtacctgggtgactcagtccgttaagtgcctgacttgtgatttgggctcaggtggtgatctcggggtcatgggatcaagccccgcatcaggatctgggctcagcagggagcctgctgaggCGCCcacaactctctctctgtctctaaaataattaGGTAAATAGAATCCAATCAATAAATAACGTAAGACGGGAGAAGTTGTAGTATAAGCCTTGTGAGAACCAAAGGAGACGGTGAACATGAAGTagcacagggggcgcctgggggctcagtgggtttagcatctgcctcccgctcagttcgtgatctctgggtcctgggatcgagcctcacgtccagctccctgcttagcaagggtatgcttccccctctccgcgctgctccccctgctggtactctctgtcgaataagtaaaaaaaaaaaaaaataaataattaaaaaaaaaaaaaaatatatatatatatatatatatatatgattttatttatttatttgacagagagagatcacaagtaggcagagaagcagacagagaggaggaagcaggctccctgctgaccagagagcctgatgcggggctcgatcccagggtgccgggatcatgacctgagccgaaggcagaggctttaacccactgagccacccaggcacccctcaaataagtaaaatcttttaaaaaatccataaaggggcacctgggtggctcagtgggttaggccgctgccttcggctcgggtcatgatctcagggtcctgggatcgagtcccgcatcgggctctctgctcagcggggagcctgcttcctcctctctctctctgtctgcctctctgcctacttgtgatctctctctgtcaaataaataaataaaatcttaaaaaaaaaataaaaaaataaaaaacccataaAGTAGCACGGAATAAGTACTCCATAAATACGAACTCTTATTATAaccaatattatttatttttcattcttaaagattttttattttattgtattaatttatttttctttagcaaTCTCTTCACCGGGCTTGGGGCTCGAACCTACGACCCCGAGATCGAGACTCCCAGGCTCCACTGCCTGGGCCGGGCGGGCGCCCCCTGCGGGAGAATTTTTACAAAGTGAAGGGTAAGAACGAGAGACAGGAAACCCGCAAACTCGGCGCGGAGGGACGCGGGGCAGGGCGGAGGCTCTGCGGCCGCGGGCGGGGTGCGGGGTGCGGGCAGCGAGGCCCGCGCAGGGCAGCGCTTCCTGGGCGAGCAGGAAGTCCGGGGCAGGCGTGACCGGCTGCCTCGGTCCCTTGGCGCCGCCGCCCCTGCCTCCGCCCCCGCCGGCTCTGCCGTCCGCGCAGGTGGCTCGGCCGGGCCTTCGCGGGGCGACGCGGGCCTcagcggggcggggcctggcgcTGGCGCGTGCGCGCGGGCGCTCTCCCGCCGGGGAGGCCGAGCGGCGCCTCCGCCCCGCAGCTGGGAGCGCGGCCCCgcggggaggggtgcagaggcgCGGCCCCTGTCGCGGGCCCTGCCCCCACCGCCGCGCCCCTGCCCCCCGCACCCGTCCGCGCGGCTTCTGAAGAGTCTCTAGAAACGCTCCCAGACTCCGCTCATCCTCGTCGGCCGGAGCCCATGCCCTCTCCGGCCTGCGAACGGGACCGGGTCGCGCCGGGTCGCTGGGCTCCAGCCAGGGAGGGGGACCGAGAGGGCTACGGCCGGGCTCTCCGCACGCGGCCTCACTGCGTCTTTGGGGGGGGCGGCCCTGTCCCCAGGCAACACTGATGATGTGGGGGCACGACTGGAAAGCTCTCGGTCCAACGAGATCGTGACCGTCTCTCCCGAACCACTCTGGTCCGCGGAAAGCGAGGACGCCGGCCGGCCGCACAGACCACGCGGGCGGGCTTCCCACCTCGGGGAGAGGGCGGGGCTCGGCCCGTCCTGGCCCAGCGCGCCTGAGACGGTGACCGAAGGTCGCACATCCAGTACTTGGCGGAGCTGGGCCTCAACCCAGCTTGCCCCCCCAGGCTGGCCTCGGTGCTCTGGGAACCTAGAAGAAAGGACTGACTGTGCCTGCAGTGTGTCTGGAAAGTCTTCCGTGAAATAATTCAAAAagccgggcacctgggtggctcagtgggttaagctgctgccttcgcctcgggtcatgatctcggggtcctgggatcgagtcccgcatcgggctctctgctcggcagggagcctgcttcctcctctctctctctctgcctgcttctctgcctacttgtgatttctctctgtcaaaaaaaaaaagaattagtacaGGTTTCCCCAGGTATTCAACAGTAGAGCATTCCTATGAAACTTTGTGTAAGCCAAAATGACATAAAGCAATAaaacaatttgtttaaaaaaaaaaataattcaaaaagcCAAAAGACCCCACAAAGAAGCAGTTCCTGAGCAGCTCCTAGGCTCCAGGCGCTGTTTGGCTTACTGATCCCGGAGTGACCCtggacgggggcggggggctgctcCGTCTCACAGAGGAGCGATTGGCTCCACGCTCCGGCTGTATTGGAGGCACGGTGGTCCCTGGCCACCATCGTGGACAACCCCCTGCTCCCGTCCACCGAGGACACAGCTGTGGACACTTTCCGGTTTCTGAACCTCACAACCGCCCTGTTCTGGCGGAAAGGAGACCCGTCATGACGGTCCTCATCTGATGACAAAACGTGTCCCAAGAGGCCTGATGCTGGTgactccctcccgccccccaagTGCGCATGCTCTCTGCCCAGGGCCCAACCTCCCTGCTCTTCCgccccttctccaggaagccttcctgggtCACTCCCACCGTGAGCACCTGTTAGCCCCTGTTGATCTGTAAGCATCTGCGTAGGCATCTGACTCCCCCGTCTCTCCAGCCTCCGGAGGGCAAACTGTACCTTAGCTGTCTCCCAGCATCTTGGGGCTGAACCTGCTTTTATCAGTATTGCCTTTATTGGTATTActttacttttatctttatttatttttctttttttctaagtaagcttgtccaacacgggacttgaattcacaacctCGAGATGGAGAGGCACACGCCCTGcccaccgagccagccaggagccccacctTTGTTAggtattccttttatttccttaaggatttttaaaaattttatttctcaaggAAGCAGTTGCCTGTTGTGGCTCCCGTCTCTGGGCTTCGGGCGCCGTGACACCACCGTGCACTCTCTGGTCCGGATTCTTCCTGAGGTTGTCATCCGCACGTGGCTCCCGCAGTTTCGCGGTGAATAATCGCGGACAGCCAGGAGGAAGCGAGCCGCCCTTCACAAGTATGGTTGCAGTTGCCTCACTTCCTGTGTCACGTGATGCGCCCATAGTTGTCACATGACCCACTTGCTCCATTCTGCCGGACTTAAACCTGCAGGACGAATTCGGGGTCTGTGGCTGCGGCTGGGACCTGCCTCCCTGTTCTCATCTAGTGGATCCTCCATCCTTCTGAGGCTGGAACCCCACAGCCCCTGCTGATGGAGCTTTCAAGTCCTCCCAGAGGAGTGAGTGGGCCCGAGCTCCCATCGGTCTGGAGTCCTGGCCGTCCGGACCCTGGAATTCAGGGAACGATGGTCTCCTCCAGCCCAGGCCGTCATGGCTCTtcgatggaggggcagaggggcagagggagggaagggggggtgggaggagaggcggtgggaagaggggaagagaagcgTCCTGGTTGGGGTGGGCAGCAGCCAGGTGTCTGTCGGAGGACGGTGGGAGCCTAGGCCATGGGCTTCCAGCCCACAGGAGAGAGCCGGGGCGTGGAGAGGGACTTGCCTCGCAGCCGCTCCTCGTTCTGTTCTCAGGAATGTTCCCGGCCTCTGGACAGGGCGGGTTTCAGGGCTGCCAGCCTCACGGGACTGCTGCTCCTTCAGGTGATATCATGGGCATCAGGTGAGCGAGTCACGGAGACGGGAGGCAGCCCCCTGGCTTCTCCGGCCTGGTGGTCCTTGGTCGCCTTCTGGCATACCAGAACACCAGGAGGTGTTGAATAAACCCTTCGGAGGGACTGAGACCAAGCGCGGGTGGGGGTACAGCGAGAGGACTTTTGAAACCAGCGTGTCCCTTCTCTGTCTTCGTCCTGCAGACCTGGCCTCCGCTTGTGCTCCCTCCCCCCCAGGTGCCCGGCCCTGCATCCCTAAGAGCTTCGGCTACAGCTCGGTGGTGTGTGTCTGCAATGCCACGTACTGTGACTCTCTTGACCCCCTGACCCTGCCGGCCCCGGGCACCTTCAGCCGCTACGAGAGCACGCGCAGCGGACGCCGGATGGAGCGGAGTCTGGGGACCATCCGGGCCAACCGCACGGGCACAGGTGACCAGGACAGGCTGGGGTCCTCCCAGAGCTGTCATGCTAGTGACCGCCATGACCTTCGTCCCTGGGCACTGAGACCTTTCGTTCCCTGTGCATGTTCTCAGGGCTCCTGCTGACCCTGCAGCCAGACCAGAAGTTCCAGAAAGTGAAGGGGTTTGGAGGGGCCATGACAGACGCCGCTGCCCTCAACATCCTCGCCCTGTCCCCCCCTGCCCGGGACTTGCTACTCAAAtcttatttctctgaagaaggtGAGAAGGAGGGGACGAGATGAGGGTGTGGCAGACCCTTCGACCTTTCCACGGACCATGACTTCCACCCATCCCACATTTGGGTCCTCTCAGTGCCCCGTGGAGTAAATGTCCGATCCGCCTGTCCTGGAGTGTTTAGGGTTGCCGAGGCTCAGAAGCCCGGGCTCTCTGGCCCTGCCTCGGACATCAGTGAGGGCTGAGGGTGGGCCGGGTCACACACTCTCCTGCCGACCTGGACCCTCCTGTGTTGGTCTTGTCCTTGTGTAGGCATCGAGTACAACATCATCAGGGTCCCCATGGCCAGCTGTGACTTCTCCGTCCGCACCTACACATACGATGACACCCCTGATGACTTCCAGTTGCGAGACTTCAGCCTCCCCGAGGAGGACGTCAAGCTCAAGGTAGGCCCCCGGCCCTGGTGGAGTCGATGCTTGCCAGCTGCGGAGCCGCGGGCCAGAGCAGGGCATGGAGACACAGAGCCTGGCCCCTGCTGTGCTgtgtcctggggggggggggcagggcgggggcccATGGCAAGGCCTGACGCACTGGTCGGGCCAGTCTGTCCATATTCCagctctcacggtctctctcctCACCTCCACTGTCTCCAGATACCCCTGATTCACCAAGCTCTGGCGCTGGCCCGGCGCCCCGTGTCACTGTTCGCCAGTCCCTGGACGTCACCCACGTGGCTGAAGACCAATGGGGCTGTGAATGGGAAGGGGTCACTCAAGGGTCAGCCTGGGGATATCTACCACCAGACCTGGGCCAGATACTTTGTGAAGTAAGGAAGCCGCAAGGCCACAGGGTCTGGACCAGCTCCTCTTGGACAGCCTCGTCTCTGCCCCACTCCTGGTCCTGGGTCAGCCCCAGCTCAGACTGCTCAGATCACCTTTCTACTTCCTGGGCCTCTCAGGCTTGGCCTGTCCGTTTCCCCCGTCCTGACGGGCCTCCTGATCCCCCAGGGTCTTGGTCCTCTTTCTTGGCCAGGCTCATTCCCACCCTTTGCCCTGCCAGGTTCCTGGACGTCTACGCAGAGCACAAGCTACGCTTCTGGGCAGTGACGGCAGAAAACGAGCCCTCGGCAGGACTGCTCAGCGGGTACCCCTTCCAGTGCCTGGGCTTCACGCCCGAACACCAGCGAGACTTCATTGCCCGGGACCTGGGTCCCGCCCTCGCCAACAGTACGCACCGTGACACCCGTCTGCTCATCCTGGATGACCAGCGCTTGCTGCTGCCCCACTGGGCCCAGGTGGTAAGGCCCAGTGCCCCCCGCGGTGTCCCGATGGTCCCCAAATCTAGCATCCCAGTGGCTGGCGCCCAGAGTGTCTTCCTTGTTCCAGCTCTTGATTCCTAGAATTCCCTGGGCTCGAGCCAGGCACCCTAGAGGCTCCCCTGGGGCACTGACCCCCcggatcccagggccccagggttGTCACCTGGAGCCCCTCTACTTGCCTGCATCCCACTGCCCATTTCTCAGGTCCCGTTGCTGCTTCCAGAACCCTCCACGCAGGGCCCAGATTCAGTGGCCGCTCTCCCCAGGAGTCTTTGCCCTTCCTGGCACAGGTGCTGGCGGACCCAGAGGCGGCTAAGTACGTGCACGGTGTGGCCGTGCACTGGTACCTGGACTTCCTGGCCCCAGCCAAAGCCACCCTGGGGGAGACACACCGCCTGTTCCCCGACATCATGCTCTTTGCCTCGGAGGCCTGTGTGGGCTCCAAGTTCTGGGAGCAGAGTGTGCGCCTGGGCTCCTGGGACCGGGGAGTACAGTACAGTCACAGCATCATCACGGTGAGCCCCCAGGAACCTGCCGAGCACACCACCGCAGGCCCTCTTGGTCGCATGGAGGAATGGCCTCTGAGCCAACCAACCCCCGCCGGCTTGCTCATTGGGGCAGACTTGGGGATCTCGTGATTCCCTGTCGTGCCTTCTCTTCCAGATGGGCACACCCCATTACCCCTCCTCCTCACGCCCGGGTCTCGGGTGGTCCcatctgcctcagtttctcagctTTTCATCCCATGCCTCCATCCGCAGCACCCCGCTCTCCCAAGCTGTAAGGGTGCAGAGCGCTCCTCCTTGGCCTGGGACACCCCCGTCTGTCTTCCTCATGTGACCCTTCAGGACATGGTC
The window above is part of the Mustela nigripes isolate SB6536 chromosome 10, MUSNIG.SB6536, whole genome shotgun sequence genome. Proteins encoded here:
- the GBA1 gene encoding lysosomal acid glucosylceramidase isoform X1; this encodes MELSSPPRGECSRPLDRAGFRAASLTGLLLLQVISWASDLASACAPSPPGARPCIPKSFGYSSVVCVCNATYCDSLDPLTLPAPGTFSRYESTRSGRRMERSLGTIRANRTGTGLLLTLQPDQKFQKVKGFGGAMTDAAALNILALSPPARDLLLKSYFSEEGIEYNIIRVPMASCDFSVRTYTYDDTPDDFQLRDFSLPEEDVKLKIPLIHQALALARRPVSLFASPWTSPTWLKTNGAVNGKGSLKGQPGDIYHQTWARYFVKFLDVYAEHKLRFWAVTAENEPSAGLLSGYPFQCLGFTPEHQRDFIARDLGPALANSTHRDTRLLILDDQRLLLPHWAQVVLADPEAAKYVHGVAVHWYLDFLAPAKATLGETHRLFPDIMLFASEACVGSKFWEQSVRLGSWDRGVQYSHSIITNLLYHVAGWTDWNLALNPEGGPNWVRNFVDSPIIVDIAKDTFYKQPMFYHLGHFSKFIPEGSQRVGLLASQKNSLDTVALTRPDGSAVVVVLNRSSKDVPLIIEDPGVGFVETLSPGHSIHTYLWSRP
- the GBA1 gene encoding lysosomal acid glucosylceramidase isoform X2, with amino-acid sequence MELSSPPRGECSRPLDRAGFRAASLTGLLLLQVISWASGARPCIPKSFGYSSVVCVCNATYCDSLDPLTLPAPGTFSRYESTRSGRRMERSLGTIRANRTGTGLLLTLQPDQKFQKVKGFGGAMTDAAALNILALSPPARDLLLKSYFSEEGIEYNIIRVPMASCDFSVRTYTYDDTPDDFQLRDFSLPEEDVKLKIPLIHQALALARRPVSLFASPWTSPTWLKTNGAVNGKGSLKGQPGDIYHQTWARYFVKFLDVYAEHKLRFWAVTAENEPSAGLLSGYPFQCLGFTPEHQRDFIARDLGPALANSTHRDTRLLILDDQRLLLPHWAQVVLADPEAAKYVHGVAVHWYLDFLAPAKATLGETHRLFPDIMLFASEACVGSKFWEQSVRLGSWDRGVQYSHSIITNLLYHVAGWTDWNLALNPEGGPNWVRNFVDSPIIVDIAKDTFYKQPMFYHLGHFSKFIPEGSQRVGLLASQKNSLDTVALTRPDGSAVVVVLNRSSKDVPLIIEDPGVGFVETLSPGHSIHTYLWSRP